Proteins found in one Fulvitalea axinellae genomic segment:
- a CDS encoding Na(+)-translocating NADH-quinone reductase subunit A, which yields MSKTIKLKRGFDINLAGKADKKIASCPQPEVFAVKPLDFVGMQRPKVTVKVGETVKAGTPVLFDKKLETVMYTAPVSGEVVEIKRGLKRRVEEIKILADKEFAYEEFKAYGAGDIAGISREEAQEQLTKSGVWPQIIQRPYGIVANPADTPRDIFVSGFDSAPLAADYDFTLEGEEKYLQAGFDILAKFSGKAVKLGLKSGNDKVFKGLNNVEATYFDGVHPAGNVGTHIHKVAPINKGEVVWTVNPYGVAQIGKLFIEGKYDASKVIAVAGSEIKAPQHYKTFSGACINKFIENNMEQTNVRYISGNVLTGTRVEDKGFLGYYDSLFTVIPEGNEHELFGWALPTTSKLSFQRALGLFSWINRNKEYTLNTNTRGEARAFVQSGVLEKMVPMDLYPTYLLKSILAQDFENMEALGIYEVIEEDLALCEFVDVSKHKIQAILRQGLDLLQYS from the coding sequence AGCCTGAAGTTTTTGCGGTAAAACCACTTGATTTTGTGGGAATGCAAAGGCCTAAGGTTACTGTAAAAGTGGGTGAAACGGTGAAAGCCGGTACGCCGGTCCTTTTCGACAAAAAGTTGGAGACCGTAATGTACACCGCACCAGTCAGTGGCGAGGTAGTAGAGATTAAGCGTGGCCTGAAGCGCAGGGTCGAGGAGATCAAAATCCTGGCTGACAAAGAGTTCGCTTACGAGGAATTCAAGGCTTACGGCGCCGGCGACATCGCTGGAATTAGCCGTGAAGAGGCCCAAGAACAACTCACAAAATCAGGCGTTTGGCCACAGATCATCCAGCGCCCTTACGGCATAGTGGCCAATCCGGCCGACACTCCGCGTGACATTTTCGTTTCAGGTTTCGATTCGGCGCCTTTGGCGGCCGACTACGACTTCACGCTGGAAGGCGAGGAGAAATACCTGCAGGCCGGTTTCGATATCTTGGCCAAATTCTCAGGCAAGGCTGTCAAGCTCGGTCTTAAGTCTGGAAACGACAAGGTTTTCAAAGGCCTGAACAACGTGGAAGCCACTTATTTCGACGGTGTTCACCCTGCGGGCAACGTGGGAACCCATATCCACAAAGTTGCGCCGATCAACAAAGGCGAGGTGGTATGGACCGTAAACCCTTACGGTGTGGCGCAAATCGGGAAGCTTTTCATTGAAGGAAAGTACGACGCCAGCAAGGTAATCGCCGTGGCCGGTTCGGAAATCAAGGCCCCGCAACATTACAAGACATTCTCTGGAGCGTGCATCAACAAGTTTATCGAGAATAACATGGAGCAGACTAACGTCCGCTACATCTCGGGCAACGTGTTGACCGGTACGCGTGTGGAAGACAAAGGCTTTTTGGGCTATTACGACAGCCTGTTCACCGTGATTCCTGAAGGGAACGAACACGAGCTTTTCGGTTGGGCTTTGCCTACCACCAGCAAGCTGAGCTTTCAGCGCGCTTTGGGCTTGTTCTCTTGGATCAATCGCAACAAGGAGTACACCCTGAACACCAACACCCGCGGCGAAGCCAGGGCGTTCGTTCAATCGGGAGTGTTGGAGAAAATGGTTCCTATGGACCTTTACCCGACGTATTTGCTCAAGTCGATCTTGGCGCAGGACTTCGAAAACATGGAAGCTCTGGGTATTTACGAAGTGATCGAGGAGGACTTGGCGCTTTGCGAATTCGTTGACGTGTCTAAACATAAGATCCAAGCGATTCTTCGCCAGGGGCTTGACCTTTTGCAATATAGCTGA
- the nqrC gene encoding NADH:ubiquinone reductase (Na(+)-transporting) subunit C, which yields MQQSNSYIITFAIAMTVIVGGLLAGANQILKPAQQKALKLDKQKAILGTVITLKEGDNVNDLFTKNIKSEVVDYQGNVVEGVKASSVVTRKQYKQKDKTKKLFPVYKYEQNGKVDAYILPIYGNGLWNEIWGYIALQGDLKTVKGVVFDHAGETPGLGARITEGAIQKRYQNKLIFDQDGKLVSVTMVKGEGNPESALGKYKVDGMSGATLTANGVNAMLYNYLDLYLPYIKKQQNK from the coding sequence GTGCAACAGTCTAATTCATATATCATCACTTTCGCAATCGCCATGACGGTAATCGTTGGCGGTTTGCTGGCCGGCGCCAACCAGATCCTGAAGCCCGCCCAACAGAAAGCCCTTAAGCTGGACAAGCAGAAGGCGATCTTGGGTACGGTAATCACGCTCAAGGAAGGCGATAACGTGAATGACCTTTTCACTAAGAATATCAAGTCTGAGGTAGTTGACTACCAAGGAAACGTGGTGGAAGGCGTTAAGGCTTCTAGCGTAGTGACGCGGAAGCAGTACAAGCAAAAGGACAAGACCAAGAAGCTTTTCCCTGTTTACAAATACGAGCAGAACGGAAAAGTGGACGCTTATATCTTGCCGATTTACGGAAACGGTCTCTGGAACGAAATCTGGGGATACATCGCACTGCAAGGTGACTTGAAGACGGTAAAAGGCGTAGTGTTTGACCACGCCGGTGAGACTCCTGGTTTGGGTGCCCGTATTACGGAAGGCGCTATCCAGAAACGTTACCAAAACAAGTTGATCTTCGATCAGGACGGAAAGCTCGTTTCCGTAACAATGGTGAAAGGCGAAGGTAACCCGGAAAGCGCTCTGGGCAAGTATAAAGTAGACGGCATGTCAGGTGCTACCTTGACTGCCAACGGCGTAAACGCCATGCTTTACAACTACTTGGACCTGTACCTGCCTTACATCAAGAAGCAGCAGAATAAATAA
- a CDS encoding NADH:ubiquinone reductase (Na(+)-transporting) subunit D, whose translation MSDNTNPVTEQNPPVKKASEPLFSKRRKKFISDPMNDDNPITVQVLGICSALAVTSQLKPTLVMAIAVTFVIVFSNLITSLIRNLIPNRIRIIVQLAIIATFVILVDQVLRAYLFDVSKLLSVFVGLIITNCIVMGRLEAFAMGNKPWDSVLDGMGSSLGYAWVILAVAFFRELFGSGSLFGYKVFEEMGLAIPNNGLMVTSVGAFIILGLIIWVQRAKTGYVEH comes from the coding sequence ATGAGTGATAACACAAATCCGGTAACGGAGCAGAACCCTCCGGTAAAGAAAGCTTCGGAACCTTTGTTCTCGAAGCGGAGAAAGAAGTTCATCTCCGACCCGATGAACGACGACAACCCGATTACCGTACAGGTATTGGGTATCTGCTCGGCTTTGGCGGTAACTTCGCAGCTTAAGCCTACGTTGGTGATGGCTATTGCGGTAACTTTCGTGATCGTGTTCTCTAACCTGATCACTTCGCTTATCCGTAACCTGATCCCTAACCGTATCCGTATCATCGTTCAGTTGGCCATTATCGCCACGTTCGTGATTTTGGTGGACCAGGTGCTCCGCGCCTATCTTTTCGACGTATCGAAGCTTCTTTCGGTATTCGTGGGTCTGATCATCACCAACTGTATCGTAATGGGACGTCTTGAGGCGTTCGCAATGGGCAACAAGCCTTGGGACTCGGTTCTCGACGGTATGGGAAGTAGCTTGGGCTATGCCTGGGTAATCCTCGCCGTGGCTTTCTTCCGCGAACTCTTCGGTTCGGGATCGCTGTTTGGCTACAAGGTGTTCGAGGAAATGGGACTCGCCATTCCTAACAACGGCCTTATGGTGACATCGGTGGGAGCGTTTATTATCCTGGGTCTTATCATCTGGGTACAGCGTGCGAAAACCGGTTACGTAGAGCATTAA
- a CDS encoding NADH:ubiquinone reductase (Na(+)-transporting) subunit B, which yields MKFLRDNIDKIKPLFEKDGKLEKFYYPFEALETFLFAPDHTTPNKGAHIRDAIDLKRLMSTVIVAMIPCLIFGMWNVGLQHDLATGETTDFIGRLGMGAFKVLPIVIVAYAAGLGAEFVFSIIRKHPINEGYLVTGMLIPLVLPVDIPLWQVALASIFAVVIGKEAFGGTGMNILNVALTARAFLYFAYPTDISGEVWTYFGDADAIAGYTGATPLAIAAGAKGSVVEAFSQLSYLKGAPLFDMFMGYIPGSIGETSTLMCLIGAAVLILTGTGSWKIIFSGFAGAYIMGMVFNMASTGMDPNAEGAATFVSFMQMAPVYHLVMGGLAFGVVFMATDPVTASHTEKGKWIYGFLIGVLTVIIRVVNPAYPEGIMLAILIMNVFAPLIDHYIVQANKNRRLRRATV from the coding sequence ATGAAATTCTTAAGAGATAACATTGATAAGATAAAGCCATTGTTCGAGAAGGACGGGAAGCTGGAGAAATTCTACTACCCCTTCGAGGCATTGGAAACTTTCTTGTTCGCGCCGGATCACACGACGCCGAACAAGGGCGCTCACATCCGTGACGCCATCGACTTGAAGCGTTTGATGTCTACCGTGATCGTGGCCATGATCCCTTGCCTTATTTTCGGCATGTGGAACGTTGGTTTGCAACACGATTTGGCTACTGGCGAGACAACTGATTTTATCGGTCGTCTTGGAATGGGAGCGTTCAAAGTGTTGCCGATCGTGATTGTGGCTTACGCTGCCGGTCTCGGTGCTGAATTCGTATTTTCGATCATCCGGAAGCACCCGATCAACGAGGGCTACTTGGTAACGGGTATGCTGATTCCGTTGGTGCTGCCTGTTGACATTCCGCTTTGGCAAGTGGCTTTGGCCAGTATCTTCGCCGTAGTGATTGGCAAAGAGGCTTTCGGTGGTACGGGAATGAATATCCTGAACGTAGCCTTGACGGCTCGTGCGTTCTTGTATTTCGCTTATCCTACCGATATTTCGGGTGAGGTTTGGACATACTTCGGCGACGCTGACGCTATTGCCGGGTACACGGGCGCTACTCCATTGGCCATTGCGGCCGGAGCGAAGGGCAGTGTTGTTGAGGCTTTCTCGCAACTGTCGTATTTGAAAGGCGCTCCATTGTTTGATATGTTCATGGGATATATCCCAGGATCGATCGGTGAGACATCTACTTTGATGTGCTTGATCGGTGCGGCGGTTCTGATCCTTACAGGAACGGGAAGCTGGAAAATCATCTTCAGCGGTTTTGCCGGCGCTTACATCATGGGCATGGTTTTCAATATGGCGAGTACCGGAATGGATCCGAACGCTGAAGGCGCGGCGACTTTCGTGTCGTTCATGCAGATGGCCCCTGTTTATCACTTGGTGATGGGCGGTTTGGCTTTCGGTGTGGTCTTTATGGCTACCGATCCCGTTACGGCTTCGCATACTGAGAAAGGCAAGTGGATCTACGGATTCCTGATCGGTGTGTTGACCGTGATTATCCGCGTGGTGAACCCGGCTTATCCGGAAGGTATCATGCTTGCGATCCTGATCATGAACGTGTTCGCTCCTTTGATCGACCACTACATTGTTCAAGCTAACAAAAACAGGAGGTTACGTCGTGCAACAGTCTAA